The nucleotide window ATCCCCTGGCGATCACCATGGTGAAATAATAGCCCAGAATGGAGCCGATGGGCAGGGCGGCCAATGTGATGACTGCCAGTTCCCCCAACAGAACGAAGGACACCTCCGACCGGGTGAAGCCCATCACCCTGAGACTGGCAAGATCGCGCTGGCGCTCGGCAAAGGCGATGCGGGCGGCGTTGTAGACGATGCCGAAGGTGATGATGGCGGCGATGATCAGCATGACATAGCGCATGGATCCGGCGCCGGTGTCCATCATCTTCTGGAAGGCTGCCCGTGCATCGGATTTCATGCTGACCCCGGCCACATGGGGGCGGTTTTTGAGCGCCTTGAAGATGGCTCCGGCCCGGTTCTTGTCGATGCGCAGATAAACCGAGGAAATGCGTCCGGGTTCGCCAAGAAGGCGGGTGAGCGCATCGATCTGCATGTAGGCGGGGGAGCCGAGCAGGCTTTCGGCGACACCGTTTACCGGAATGCGCAAGCTGGGGCGCTCACCTTCGAGCACATCGATGTTGAGGATTGCGCCGGGTTCGATGGCCAGCATCGAGGCAAGGGATCGCGACAGGGTGATGCCCTGTCGGGGCAGGGTGATGGGCGCGCTTCTCTCATCAAGGGCCCGTTTGAGGCGTGGCTGTGGTATGAGGCCGGTGATGGCGCCGCGATAGCTTTCCACGCCGTTGCGGAAGACGACGGCAACGCTGCGCTCCGGTTCCGTGTCGATAACCCCGGGGATGCTCTCAAGCTCGTGAATGACTGTCTCGCCGATCGGGTGGGTGAAGGTCACCGTCACGTCGGAGCGGTCCATCACCGTATAGGTGAGGTCTATCGTGTGGTCGAACCCGGCCAGCATCGAGATCATCGAGACCGAAAGCGCCATGCCGCAGGCAATGCCCGCCAGCGAGCCGAGCATGCGGCCGGGCTGGCGGGTTATGCGTCGCAAAACCATCCGACTTGGCTGATCAAGGAGCCGGTTGAGCCGCCTGCCGAAGCGGCCCGTGCCTGAATAATCCGGTGGAGCCGGAGGGCGCATGGCAACGGCGGGCGTGAGAGCAAATACCTTGCTGAGGACCAGCAATCCGCCAGCCGAGGCGGCGGCAATTGAGGTGAGGATTGCGGTGGCAAAGGAAGCCGGGTCAAGCCGGAAGACCAGCATCGGGAATTTGTAGTAGGTCAGATAGAGCGGCATCATCGCCCGCCCCATGGCGATGCCGCCCAGACAGCCGAGCAAGGCGCCGCCAATGGCGATGATCAGCACGAATTTGAAATAATGCAGCCCGACCTCGCGATTGGTGTAGCCGAAGGCTTTGATGAGGCCGATCTGTTCGCGCTCGGCCTCGACCATACGCGAGATGACAATGTTGAGCAGGAAGGCGGCCACGGCCAGAAACAGCGGCGGTACGACGCGCGCCGAGGAGCGC belongs to uncultured Cohaesibacter sp. and includes:
- a CDS encoding FtsX-like permease family protein, which produces MSPLDRKLARDLWRIKGQAIAIAMVIATGVTLLVMMAGVVNSLQETRRVYYERNRLGDVFAPVKRAPSHIIRKLAALPGVSAAEGRITGSALVSLPSLDLPLRAIAISLPDTGAPRLNAIHLTDGRRMDPKDADEIILLNSFAHAHDLKPGDTLSATMNGARRTLTIVGLAQSPEYLYSVAPGEMISDDSRFGVIWMSRTALAAAFDMQGAFNEAILSIGHSNTLQATLDRVDRILSPYGGLGAYGLKDLTSNRFVTEEIEGMRSSARVVPPLFLAVAAFLLNIVISRMVEAEREQIGLIKAFGYTNREVGLHYFKFVLIIAIGGALLGCLGGIAMGRAMMPLYLTYYKFPMLVFRLDPASFATAILTSIAAASAGGLLVLSKVFALTPAVAMRPPAPPDYSGTGRFGRRLNRLLDQPSRMVLRRITRQPGRMLGSLAGIACGMALSVSMISMLAGFDHTIDLTYTVMDRSDVTVTFTHPIGETVIHELESIPGVIDTEPERSVAVVFRNGVESYRGAITGLIPQPRLKRALDERSAPITLPRQGITLSRSLASMLAIEPGAILNIDVLEGERPSLRIPVNGVAESLLGSPAYMQIDALTRLLGEPGRISSVYLRIDKNRAGAIFKALKNRPHVAGVSMKSDARAAFQKMMDTGAGSMRYVMLIIAAIITFGIVYNAARIAFAERQRDLASLRVMGFTRSEVSFVLLGELAVITLAALPIGSILGYYFTMVIARGFSTDLYQIPILFIPESYGRAALAVLAAAIFSGWIVRRDIDRADLVSALKIRE